The following nucleotide sequence is from Nocardioides daedukensis.
GGTACGTCGACTGGTTCCGGCAGCCATGTCGGCCGGGTCGATCCCGAACTGCCGGCGCACCCCACGAGCCGTCAGCGAGACGAGCCACACGATCACCAGCCACGCCACGAGCGTGAGCAACGGTCGAGCCTCGAGCCCCGCGCCGTCGAAGATCACGACGCCGGCGAGCGCCTCTCGCATCGCGCCCAACGGCAGCAGGGGCACGAGGGTGGGCCAGGGCTCCGGGAAGAGCCGCACGTCGGTGCCCATCAGCAGTGGAATGGCCTCGAGGAAGAACAGGACCACCGCCAGCGCGAGGCCGGGCAGACCCGCCAGAGCCTCCAGCGCCAGCGTCACCCCACCCGTCACCCAGACAGCCAGGGCGACGATCAGAACGGCATTCATCTCAAGCCTGCCCAGGCCGATGCCCGGCAGCCAGACCAGGATGCCTGCGCCGAGGACCGCGACCCCGGCCAGTGCGGCGTGGCGCAACAGCCCACGGCGCAACGTGCGCGTGACAGGTCCGAGCGTCATCGAGACGATGACCACGAACAGGAAGCCGAGCGCATTGGCCGCCAGCACCAGCCGGTCCGCGGCCCGAGGAGATCCGTGGGACGTGTCGACGTACTCCACCGCGACGCTCCGGCCCCGGCTCCGCTCCAGTGCCCGGATCCGTTGCAGCACCGCCTCGTTCAGCGTGGAGTCGTTGGCCCGGTTGAGCAGCACCGTGTCCCGGGTGCCGCTCAGCTCCACCTCGACGGCAGCCACCAGGCTGCCGTCGCGGACCTCGGACCGGGCCTCGGAGGCCTCCAGGACGTAGGCCTCGAAGGCGCCGTCAGGCAGGGCGCTCGCCTCGTCGGCGAGCACCTTCCCGATCACCGGTGCGGTGACGATGCCGACCGGTACGTCGTCCGGTTGGCCGATCGCACTGCTCCGGGCCAGCCACACCATCAGAGCCACCTGCACCAGCAGGACCAGCAGGCAGAGCACTGCCACGGGACGTGAGACCACCCGCGCGAGCGTGACGGCTCGGTCCCGGGTGGTCGCGCGGACCTTCGGAGTCACCCGGTCATCATCCGACCCGGTGACTCCACTCGCAACTCAGATCGCGCATCCGTCGGGACCGCAGGCCTCGCCGTCGGCGTCGACCATCTTCAGGGTGGGCCGGGACTCGTTCCACGCCTGCTCGATCGCCTGGGAGAACACCTGGGCCGGCTGGGCGCCGGAGATGCCGTACTTCTCGTCGATGACGAAGAACGGGACACCAGTCGCTCCGTAGGCCCGGGCCTGCGCGACGTCTGCGTGCACCTCGTCGAGGAATTCCTTGCCGTCCAGGACCTCTCGGACGCGAGCCGCGTCCAGGCCGACGGCGACGGCGATCTCCACGAGCGTGTCGTGATCGGCCACGTTGCGGAGCTCCTCGAAGTGCTCGCGCAGCAACGCCTCCTTCAGGGCCGACTGCAGTGCGATTCCTCCGTCGTGGAGCGCAAGGTGGAGCACCCGGTGCGCATCGACGGTGTTGACCCGCAGGTTCTCCGAGAGCCGGTAGCGCAACCCTTCCTCGGCCGCGACGGTCTCCACCTGGTTCATCATCTGCTTCGCGCCCTCGACGCCGCCGCCGTACTTCTTGGCGAGCACCTCGGCCATGGTCTCGCTGGGCACGCTCGGCGCGCTCGGGTCGAGCTCGTAGGAGTGCCAGACGACCTCGACCTCGTCCGAGTGCTCGAAGCCCTCGAGGGCCGTCTCGAGACGGCGCTTGCCGATGTAGCACCACGGACACACGACGTCGGACCACACATCAATTCGCATGTCGGTACAACGTGCAGGGCTGCCCGATTCTTCCCGCCCGATTCTTCTCTCCCAACCACCATCGGATCAGGGATGACTCAGGGTCGGTCAGGGTCATTCGGGGCGCTCTCCCCGATGTGCGCACCCCTGCTGTGCGGTGAGGGTTGGAGCCATGATCACAGTCCATTCCCTCACCAAGAGCTACCGCGGCTTCACCGCGGTCAATGATGTCTCCTTCGTGGCCCGACCGGGCCGCGTCACCGGGTTCCTGGGACCCAACGGCGCGGGCAAGTCCACCACCATGCGGATCATGGTCGGCCTCACCGACGCCACCTCCGGATCCGCCACCATCCTGGGTCGCCACTTCGCCGACCTACCGAACCCGGGCAGGGAGGTCGGCGTACTCCTCGATGCCTCGGCACAGCACGCCGGTCGCACCGGTCGCGAGATCCTGGCCATCGCCCAGCGCACGATGGGCCTGCCCGTCTCACGTGTCGACGACATGCTCGACCTGGTCAGCCTCACCGAGCGTGAGTCGCAACGCAGGGTGAAGAACTACTCGCTCGGGATGCGGCAGCGACTCGGCATCGCCACCGCCCTGATCGGCGACCCCGAGGTCCTGATCCTCGACGAACCAGCCAACGGGCTCGACCCCGCCGGCATCCGCTGGATGCGTGACCTGCTCCGTGGTTATGCCAACAAGGGCGGCACGGTGCTGCTCTCCAGCCACCTGCTGCACGAGATCGAGGTGATCGCGGACGACCTGGTGATGATCGGCAACGGTCGCGTCGTCGCCGAGGGCACCAAGGCCGAGCTGCTCAGCGCCGCCGGGACCGTCGTACGGACCCCCTCGTCGGCCGCCCTGGCCCAGGCCCTGCGCAACGCCGGGATCGTCGTCACCCAGGGCACCGACGGCACCCTGCGCACCGACGCGCCGGCCGACCGGGTCGGCGAGATCGCCCTCGACGCCCGTGTTCCGCTCACCGAGCTGCGCTCGGCCGACAACGCCGGCCTCGAGGAGATGTTCCTCGAACTCACCGCAGACAGCCAGCGAGAAGGAGCTGCAGCATGAGCACCGTTGCCCGATCCACTGTCCAGTCAGATGCCCGATCCACTGTCGAGTCAGGCACTCGCCCGCCCGAGTCCGCAGGTCGGGCCGTGCCCGTCCAGCACAAGCCGATCCCGATGACACGCGTGATGTGGGTCGAGCTGACCAAGATGTTCGACACCCGCTCCGGCTTCTGGCTGATGGCCAGCATCGGCATCGTCTCCCTGCTCGCCACCGCAGCGGTGATCCTCTTCGCTCCGGACGACGAGCTCACCTATGAGACGTTCGCGACCGCGATCGGCTTCCCGATCGCGGTCATCCTCCCGATCATCGCGTTGCTCTCGATCACGAGTGAATGGAGCCAGCGGACCGGGTTGACCACGTTCACCCTGCTCCCCCGGCGCTCTCGGGTGATCAACGCCAAGCTGATCGTTTCGGTCGCCGTCGGCATCGTCTCGATGTTCGTCGCGCTTGCGATCGGGGCGCTCGGGAACCTGGTCGGGACCGCGATTGCCGGGGTGGACACCACCTGGAACGTCAGCCTCTACGAGTTCTCGTTGATCGTGCTGGCCAACGTGCTCGGCATGCTCATCGGTTCCATGCTCGGGGTTCTCATCCGCAACTCCGCCGGTGCCATCGTGGGCTACTTCGTGTTCAACGCCCTGCTGCCGACGTTGTTCATGACCTTGGGCAACCTGCAGGAATGGTTCCGTGACATCTGGCCCTGGATCGACTTCTCCTACGCACAGGGCGCCCTGTTCGAGGGGTCCCCGACAGGCGAGGAGTGGGCCCGGCTGGCGGTCACCTCGACATTCTGGTTGATCCTGCCGATGGCGGTCGGTCTCTGGCTGATCCGCAGGTCCGAAGTGAAGTGAGTCTCCCCGGATCGGTCGCCGAGAGAGTCGGCGGCCGATCCGACGTTAGAACTTCACGACGATGGGCAGGATGCCCGCCATGAACAACCCCGTCTGCTCCAACTGCGGAGCCCCCCTCGACCCGACGGCTGCTGCCTGCAGCCGGTGCGGGATGCCGATGAGCCAGATGCCGGGCCAGTCCCATGACCAGCCCAATGACCAGCCCCAGGGCCAACAGCCCTCCCCCGGCCAGGGGTATGCCGGTCAGGGGTACGGCGGCCAGGGGTATGGCGGCCAGGGGCCAGAGGGTCAGGCCTACGGGAGCCAGGGTCACCAGGGTCAGGCGTACGGCGGGCCGGCGTACGGCAGCCAGGGTCCGGCCCATGGCGGCCAGGCCTACGGCAACCAGGGTTACGGCGTCGGCTACGCACAGGGTTATCCGCAGGGACAGCCTGGAGCCGGGATGCCCGGCCCAGAGGGCCCCGGTCGACGCAAGCCGTGGCTGGTGCCTGCGATCATCGCGGGCGTCCTCGTCCTGATCGGTGCGGCCGTGCTGATCGTCGTCCTGCTCACCAACGGCGATGACGACGACAAGTCGGACGGCCCCAAGAACGACCCCACGGCTCAGGCCACCGACGGGCCGACCGATGAGCCGACCGACGGGCTCACCCAGACACCCACCCCGGCCCCGGTTCCCACCGCACCGACACCGACGACACCGACGGCACCGCCGACGAACGGTGGCGACCTGTCCCTTCGCTCCGCTCCGGTCGGCAGCGACGAGGAACAGATCAAGCAGCTGACCGAGGAGTTCAGCGCCTGGTACTCGTCCGTGACCAGCGGCGGGGACACCACCTGCTCCGAGATGGACCAGTTCTTCCTGGAACCCGAGGACAGCGACGTGAAGGGTTGCGCGTCGGCATCGACGCTCGATGCCAAGTTCAAGTTCGACATCACCGACATCAAGGTCAGCGGCGACACCGCCACCGGAACCATGAACAGCACCATCACGGTTGGCGGCTCGACACCTCAGTCGAGCTCGGACGACGTGAAGCTGGCCAAGCGCGACGGATACTGGTTCTTCGACGAGTGAGCGGGGCCTCGGCTCGCGCCCATGCGTAGCGGCACAGCGAAACGCCCCGGTCGATTCCTGGTGGAATCGGCCGGGGCGTTTCGATGCTGAGTGGTGCGTGAGGCTCAGCGCGCGGCGGAGCCCTCGGTGTAGTCCTTGTCCTGCTGCTGCCAGGCGAAGTGACCACGCAGGGTCTTGCCGGTGACCTCGATCGGGTGCGCGGCCTCCTTCTCGCGGAGCTCGTTGAACTCCTTGGCACCGTTGTCCTGGTCATCGATGAAGCGCTGCGCGAACGCACCGCTCTGGATGTCGGCCAGGACGGCCTTCATGTTCTCCTTCACCGACGGGTCGATGACCCGCGGGCCGGAGACGTAGTCGCCGTACTCCGCGGTGTCGGAGATCGACCAGCGCTGCTTGGCGATGCCGCCCTCCCACATCAGGTCGACGATCAGCTTGAGCTCGTGGAGCACCTCGAAGTAGGCGATCTCGGGCTGGTAGCCGGCCTCGGTCAGGGTCTCGAATCCGGCCTGCACGAGGTGCGACATGCCACCGCAGAGAACGGCCTGCTCACCGAACAGGTCGGTCTCGGTCTCCTCGGTGAAGGTGGTCTTGATGACGCCGGCGCGGGTGCCGCCGATCGCCTTGGCGTAGGACTTCGCGAGGTCCCAGGCCTGGCCGGACGCGTCCTGCTCCACGGCGATGATGTCCGGGATGCCGCGCCCGGCGACGTACTCGCGACGCACGGTGTGACCCGGCGCCTTGGGGGCGACCATGATCACGTCGACGCCCTCGGGGGCGGTGATGTAGCCGAAGCGGATGTTGAAGCCGTGGCCGAAGACCAGGGTGTCGCCCTCGGTCAGGTTGGGTGCGATCTCCTCGGCATAGAGCTTCCGCTGGTGCTGGTCCGGGGCGAGGATCACGATGACATCGGACTCTTCGGTGGCCTCGGCGGGCGTCAGGACGCGCAGGCCCTCCTCCTCGGCCTTCGCGCGGCTCTTCGAGCCCGGCTGCAGGCCGATGCGGACGTCCACACCGGAGTCACGCAGGTTCAGCGCGTGGGCGTGGCCCTGGCTGCCGTAGCCGATGACCGCGACGTTCTTGCCCTGGATCAGGGACAGGTCGGCGTCGTCGTCGTAGAACATCTCAGCCACTGGGGCTCTCCTTCAGGTTGGTTGTGGTGCTGCGTTGGGGAACTTGTGCGGGGTGTAGCGGAGGATCAGCCGGCGACCGGCGGCGGAGCCGGTACGGCGACCGGGCGCAGGTTGCGCTCGGAGATCGAGCGGGAACCCCGACCGATCGCGACCATCCCGGACTGGACCAGCTCCCGGATGCCGAACGGCTCGAGCACCCGGAGGAAGTCGGCCAGCTTGTCGGCGTTGCCGGTGACCTGGATGGTCAGGGCGTCGGGAGCCACGTCGATGACCTTGGCCTTGAACAGCTGGACGGCGTCCAGCACGTGGCCGCGGGTCTCGGTGTCGGCGCGGACCTTGACCAGCACCAGCTCGCGCGAGACCGAGGCCCCGGTGTCGAGCTCGACGATCTTGATCACCTCGACCAGCTTGTTCAGCTGCTTGGTGACCTGCTCGAGCGGGCTCTGCTCGACGCTGACCACGATGGTCATCCGGGAGACGTCCGGGCTCTCGGTCGGGCCGACCGCGAGGCTGTCGATGTTGAAGCCACGACGGCTGAAGAGCCCGGCGATGCGGGCCAGGACGCCCGGCTTGTTCTCGACCAGGACGGACAGGGTGTGCTTGCTCATGTTCTCCAGCCCCTCAGAGGTCGTTCTCGTCGAACTGCGGCGCGAGGTCGCGGGCGTACTTGATCTCGTCGTTGCTGGTGCCAGCGGCGACCATCGGCCAGACCATCGCATCGCGGTGGACCCGGAAGTCCACGACCACGGGCTGGTCGTTGATCGACATCGCCTTCTCGATGGTGGCGTCCACGTCCTCGGGCGTCTCGCAGGCGAGGCCGACACAGCCGTAGGCTTCCGCGAGCTTCACGAAGTCCGGGATCCGCTTGCTGTGCAGGTCGGTGTTCGAGTAGCGCTCGTTGTAGAACAGCGTCTGCCACTGGCGGACCATGCCGAGCGACTCGTTGTTGATCAGCGCGACCTTGATCGGGATGTCGTTGATCGCGCAGGTGGCCAGCTCCTGGTTGGTCATCTGGAAGCAGCCGTCACCGTCGATCGACCACACGGTGGTGTCGGGCATGCCGACCTTGGCGCCCATCGCCGCGGGGACCGAGAAGCCCATCGTGCCGAGGCCGCCAGAGTTGATCCACGTGTTGGGGTGCTCGTAGCCGATGAACTGCGCGGCCCACATCTGGTGCTGGCCGACGCCGGAGACATAGATCGACTCGGGACCCGAGATCTTGCTGAGCCGCTCGAGGACGTACTGCGGCGCGAGGCCGTTGGCGGGGGCGTCGTAGGCCAGCGGGTACTGCTTCTTGATACCGGCCAGGAAGGCCACCCATGCCTCGTAGTCACCCTGGTTGCCCTGCTCGGACTCGGCGTTCAGGGCGAGGATCAGGTCCGCGATCACCTCGCGGCAGTCACCGACGATCGGGACGTCCACGTGTCGGTTCTTGCCGATCTCGGCCGGGTCGATGTCGGCGTGGATCACCTTGGCACCGGGGGCGAAGGAGTCCAGGTTGCCGGTGACCCGGTCGTCGAAGCGGGCACCGAGGCTGATGATCAGGTCGCTCTTCTGCAGGCCGGCCACCGCAGCGACGGTGCCGTGCATGCCGGGCATGCCGAGGTGCTGCACGTGGCTGTCCGGGAAGGCGCCGCGGGCCATCAGCGTGGTGACCACGGGAATCCCGGTGGCCTCGGCCAGGACGCGCAGCTCCTTGGCAGCACCCGAGCGGATCACTCCGCCACCGACGTAGAGGACCGGGCGACGCGACTCGAGGATCAGGCGCGAGGCCTCGCGGATCTGCTTGCTGTGCGGGCGGGTCACCGGTCGATAGCCCGGCAGGTTCAGCTCGGTGGGCCAGTTGAAGGACGTCATCGCCTGCAGCGCCGACTTGGCGACATCGACGAGCACCGGGCCGGGACGCCCCGTCGAGGCGATGTGGAAGGCCTCGGCGATGGTGCGCGGGATCTCGGCCGGGTCGGTGACCAGGAAGTTGTGCTTGGTGATCGGCATCGTGATGCCACGGATGTCCGCCTCCTGGAAGGCGTCGGTGCCGATGGAGGCGGCCCCGACCTGTCCGGTGACGGCCACCATCGGCGTGGAGTCCATGTGCGCGTCGGCGATCGGGGTGACCAGGTTGGTCGCTCCCGGGCCCGAGGTCGCCATGCAGACGCCCACCTTGCCGGTGGCCGCGGCGTACCCCTGGGCGGCGTGACCGGCGCCCTGCTCGTGGCGGACCAGGATGTGCCGGATCCGGGAGTCGAAGAGTGGGTCGTAGGCCGGCAGGATGGCACCCCCTGGGATGCCGAAGATGTTCTCTACCCCCGCGCTCTCCAGCGACTTGATAAGGCTCTGCGCTCCGGTGACCTGGGTCCCGGCGCCCCCTCCGCTGTCCTGCTCGGCCATTGCTACTTCCTGTCTGGTCTTCTCTTCACCAACAAAAAACCCCTCGGCCACAGTGGCAACGAGGGGATGACGCGTGTGCGTTGAGGCGGTGTTGGCCTCAGCTCACGCGTCGCGTGCATACAAGAATGTCCTTGCGCATGGTCCTACGTTCGCTGCCGACGTCATGTGGCGTCAACCAAGTGAATCACCTATCCCACATCGTGGAACTCTCATCCCACGATGTGGCCCTCTTTCATCGTGTCGCGTTGGTACAGATGCAGACCCGGTTGCCGTCTGGATCCGCGAGCACCGTGAAGCTCGGCGCCTCCGCGTCCGAGACCAGTGTCCCACCCGCTGCAACGGCGCCGGCAATGCGCCCCGCAGCCACCTCGATCGGCACCCAGACGTCGAGGTGGAACCGTTGCCGGGGTTCCTCGTGCGCGTCCGTGTCCTGGAACCACAGGGTGGGCAGTACGCCGTCCGGGTCGACGACCTCTTCTCCCCCGCCGCCCACCGACATGCCGTAGACCGCCTGCCAGAACGGCCTGAGCCGCGACCGGTCGGCGGTGTCGAGAGCGATCTCCAGTGCCTGAGGCAGCTCCGGCTGGGAGCGCATGCCGCCCTCGTCGGCCAGCAGGCTGATCGTGCGCGCCAACCTCACGTCCCGCTCGGTGATTCCCCCGACGTCGTGGCTGCTCAGGGCCACGTCGACGTGGCCGTAGCGCAGGTCGAGGTCCGGGTGGTGGTTCATCGCCTCTGCGGCGGCACCGATCGCGTTCACCAGGTCCAACCCGGTGACGAAGTCACGGGTGCTGATCCGGGTGTGCAACCGGCCCAGCAGCGGCCGCCAGCCAGGCAGGTCGAGGTCGAGCACCTGTTGATTGGTCAGCTTCTCGCTCATCCCTCGAGCATGCCACTCACAGCGACGCGCGGACACCCTCCAGCGACTTCAGCTGGGATCCGTCCGGCTGGTTCGACTCGTCGAGCCAGGCACGCAGCGCCTGCGCCAGCGACGGCCACTCGTCGTCGATGATCGAGAACCAGGCAGTGTCGCGCGAACGCCCCTTGTAGACCACGGCGTGGCGGAACGTTCCCTCGTGGGTGAAGCCGAGGCGCTCGGCAGCGCGTCGCGACGGCTCGTTGAGCGCGTCGCACTTCCACTCATAGCGCCGGTAGCCGAGCCCGAAGACGTGGTTGGCGAGGAGATACTGAGCCTCGGTCGCGGCAGCGGTGCGCTGCAGGCGGGGCCCGAGGGTGATCGAGCCGACCTCCACCGATCCGTTCACCCGGTCGACGCGCAGATAGCTGGCGATCCCGCAGGCCCGGCCCTCACGGTCCCGGACCACCACGGTCACCGAGTCGGTGGCGTCGGCACGGGCCTCGATGTGATCGGCGAACTCGCCCCGATCGGCGAAGGGGCCGACGCCGAGATAGGTCCACAGGGACTCGTTCCCGGGGCCGCACAGCTCGTCGTACAACTCGTCGGCGTGCTCGCGCAGCAGCGGCTCGACGCGGCACCACGTGCCTTGCATCGCGGTGACGTCGGGAAACGGCGCTGTGGCCCAGCCCTCCACGGCGGGCCCGATCGGCTGGTCGAACTCATTGGTGCGCAACTCATTCACCTCGCCGACCCTAGGGCATCTCGCCTCCACCCCCCGGGCGAGGACGAGGAGTGACCACCTAGGGTTGTTGCAAATAATTCGCAACAAGCAGGGGGGCGTGCATGTCCGTGCTGGACCAGAGCAGACGGGCCTCCACCGACGCAGGAACGGATCTGGGAATCCGGGCGGGCGCCCGGCGCGCGAGGGTGTGGAGCACTGCTCTGGTTGTGGTCCTGCTGGCATCCGCACTCGTTGGGATCTCGGTGGGGTCCGCCTCCCTGCCCCTCAGCGACGTCCTGCACATCGTGGGCCACCACGTCTTCGCCACCCCGGCTTCGATCACCTGGTCGGCGCCCCGCGACGCCATCGTCTGGGAGGTCAGGGTCCCCCGGGTGCTCCTGGCAGTGCTGGTGGGCGCCGGCCTGTCGGTGTGCGGGGTCGCACTTCAGGCGATGGTGCGCAACATGCTCGCCGACCCCTACCTGCTCGGGGTCAACTCGGGCGCCTCCAGCGGGGCTGCCGCCCTGATCCTCTTCGGGTTCGGTGCCGGCCTGGGTGCGCACGCGCTGCCGATCAGTGCCTTTCTCGGCGCACTCGCTGCGTCCCTCCTCGTGTTCTTCATCGCCCGCAGCGGTGGCCGCGTCACCTCGGTGCGACTCCTGCTCGCCGGCGTTGCCGTCGGCTATGCCCTCTACGCCCTCACCAGCTTCCTGATCTTCGCCTCCGACTCTGCCGAAGGCGCCCGCTCAGTGATGTTCTGGCTGCTCGGCTCCCTCGCGCTCGCCTCATGGGGGCCGCCACTCGCGGTGATGACACTCGTCGTCGTCGCGACCGTGGCACTGCTGGCCCTGTGGAGCCGACAACTGGACGCCCTCAGCATCGGCGACGAGACCGCACACACCCTGGGCGTCTCGCCCGATCGGGCGCGCGTCAAGATGCTGGTGCTGGTCGCACTGTGCATCGGGGTCGTGGTGGCCGCATCGGGGAGCATCGGCTTCGTCGGCCTGGTCATTCCGCATGTCGCCCGGCGTCTCGTCGGGTCAGCCCACATCCGCGTCATTCCGGTCGCAGCCCTGCTGGGCGCAATCCTGCTGGTCTGGGCCGACGTCTTGGCCAGGACCCTGTTCACCCCCGAGGAACTGCCTGTCGGGATCATCACCGCCATCCTCGGGGCGCCCTTTCTGCTCGTCCTGATCCGGCGTCTCCACGCCACGTCCGTCTGAACCCGAGGAGCCTGCATGTCCCAGCCCCTGCGCACCGTTGTCGCACTCACCTCACTGTGCCTGGCCCTGTCCGGGTGCGGCCTCGTGAAGGACGACGACTCCGCCAGCGTCAAGGGTGACGGCTACTACCCCGTGACGGTGGAGAACTGCGGAGCCTCGGTGACGATCAGGTCCGAGCCCGAGCGCCTGGTGTTGCTGAAGAACTCGGACGTACCGATCCTCGACGCCCTGGGTGTCCTCGACCGTACTGTCGCCAAGGCCGGCGCGTTCCCTTCCGGCTACTACGACGACGTAACAGCGGCCGCACTGGAGGAGGTTCCGTCGCTGACCAGCAAGAGTGACGCCAGTGGTCACCTGCAGATCTCCAAGGAAGTCGTGATCGGCGCCGAGCCGGACCTCGTCTTCGGCGAGGTCGAGAACCTCAGCAGGGAGACTCTGCGCGAAGTCAGGATCGACCTGCTCGAGAACCCTGGGCTGTGCGGTGAGGGCCTGACCGATCCCGGCTTCGACGACGTCCATGCCCAGATCGCGCTGCTCGGCAAGGTGTTCAACCGCGAGGCCGAGGCGACCAGGGCCGTGGCCAGGATGGAGGCGGAGGTCAGCGCCCTCGAGGGGCGTGCTGCCAACATGCCCGCACGGACCGCCGCGGTGCTCTATCCGACCATCGCAGGCGGCACCACGTATGCCTATGGCGCCCGCAGCATGGCCCACCCCCAGCTCGAGGCAGCCGGGTTCGAGAACGTCTTCGCGAGCCAGCGTGAGCGGGTCTTCGAGGTCTCCATGGAGACCCTGCTCGCGAAGAACCCCGACGTCCTCATACTGCTCCATCCCAACGGCGACCCGAAGAAGGTCGAGCAGGCAGTCACCGACCTGCCGGGCGCCAACACCCTCACCGCCGTGCGCAACGGCGACGTGATGACCCAGTTGTTCAACTACACCGAGCCACCGTCTCCGCTGGCTGTTGCCGGGCTCGAGAAGATCATCGAGCGGTTCGGGGAAGACCGATGATCCGCGGCACGGGGCTGAGCTTCTCCTACGGGACCGAGCGGGTCGTCGACGGAGTAGATCTGGCGGCCGATCAGGGCAGGGTGCTGGGGCTCATCGGCCCCAACGGAAGTGGCAAGACGACACTGCTGCGGATGCTCTATGGCGCTCTCCCTCCGAGCGCAGGAGTCATCGAGGTGGACGGAACTCCACTGACGTCGCTCTCCGTGCGAAACATCGCGCAACGACTGTCCGCGGTCGTGCAGGAGACCGGGGGCGAGTCCACGTTGACGGCGACGGAGATGGTGATGCTCGGACGTGCCCCGCACCTGGGCACGTTCCAGCGGTTCGCCAGCGAGGACCAGCGCCTGGTCCGTGACGCACTCGCGACCGTCGGTGGCCTCACCCTCGGGGCGCGGCCCTTCTCCGGGCTCTCCGGCGGCGAGAAGCAGCGGATCCTCATCGCCCGGGCCCTGGCCCAGGGCACCGACCACATGCTCCTGGACGAACCGACGAACCACCTCGACATCCGCTACCAGCACGACCTGTTGAAACTGGTGCGTGGCCTGGGCATCACGGCAGTCGTGGTGCTGCACGACCTGAACCTTGCAGCCCGCTATTGCGACGACCTGATTCTGCTCGACCGCGGGGCCGTGGCCGCACGGGGAACAGTCGACGAAGTCCTCGACCCCGACCTCCTCGAGGCCGTCTACGGCATCGGGGTGCGGCGAGTGAGCGTCGATGGCGAACTGCACCTCCTCTTCCACCCCCGGGACGGGGCTCTCACCCACGAACTGATGAGGAACACGGCATGACCGGAACAGACCCGATCCAGACGCAGCTCAACGAGTACTGGACGCTCCGCGCCCCCGACTACGACGCCTACCAGCAGTCACCGGGTCGGCTGGAGGCGAACAACCGAGCCTGGGGCGAGGTCTTCGCCAGCGCCCTGCCCGCGGCGCCTGCAGATGTCCTCGATCTCGGCACCGGCAGCGGGTACGTCGCCTGCCTGCTCGCCGGCCAGGGCCACCGGGTCACCGCGAC
It contains:
- a CDS encoding GNAT family N-acetyltransferase — protein: MNELRTNEFDQPIGPAVEGWATAPFPDVTAMQGTWCRVEPLLREHADELYDELCGPGNESLWTYLGVGPFADRGEFADHIEARADATDSVTVVVRDREGRACGIASYLRVDRVNGSVEVGSITLGPRLQRTAAATEAQYLLANHVFGLGYRRYEWKCDALNEPSRRAAERLGFTHEGTFRHAVVYKGRSRDTAWFSIIDDEWPSLAQALRAWLDESNQPDGSQLKSLEGVRASL
- a CDS encoding ABC transporter substrate-binding protein, producing the protein MSQPLRTVVALTSLCLALSGCGLVKDDDSASVKGDGYYPVTVENCGASVTIRSEPERLVLLKNSDVPILDALGVLDRTVAKAGAFPSGYYDDVTAAALEEVPSLTSKSDASGHLQISKEVVIGAEPDLVFGEVENLSRETLREVRIDLLENPGLCGEGLTDPGFDDVHAQIALLGKVFNREAEATRAVARMEAEVSALEGRAANMPARTAAVLYPTIAGGTTYAYGARSMAHPQLEAAGFENVFASQRERVFEVSMETLLAKNPDVLILLHPNGDPKKVEQAVTDLPGANTLTAVRNGDVMTQLFNYTEPPSPLAVAGLEKIIERFGEDR
- a CDS encoding ABC transporter ATP-binding protein, with the protein product MIRGTGLSFSYGTERVVDGVDLAADQGRVLGLIGPNGSGKTTLLRMLYGALPPSAGVIEVDGTPLTSLSVRNIAQRLSAVVQETGGESTLTATEMVMLGRAPHLGTFQRFASEDQRLVRDALATVGGLTLGARPFSGLSGGEKQRILIARALAQGTDHMLLDEPTNHLDIRYQHDLLKLVRGLGITAVVVLHDLNLAARYCDDLILLDRGAVAARGTVDEVLDPDLLEAVYGIGVRRVSVDGELHLLFHPRDGALTHELMRNTA
- a CDS encoding FecCD family ABC transporter permease produces the protein MVLLASALVGISVGSASLPLSDVLHIVGHHVFATPASITWSAPRDAIVWEVRVPRVLLAVLVGAGLSVCGVALQAMVRNMLADPYLLGVNSGASSGAAALILFGFGAGLGAHALPISAFLGALAASLLVFFIARSGGRVTSVRLLLAGVAVGYALYALTSFLIFASDSAEGARSVMFWLLGSLALASWGPPLAVMTLVVVATVALLALWSRQLDALSIGDETAHTLGVSPDRARVKMLVLVALCIGVVVAASGSIGFVGLVIPHVARRLVGSAHIRVIPVAALLGAILLVWADVLARTLFTPEELPVGIITAILGAPFLLVLIRRLHATSV